Below is a window of Yersinia kristensenii DNA.
TTCGCGGCGGCTGCAAGCAGCACTTAAATTTGCTTACAGCGCTAAATGTTAATAAAAGCAGCACCCAAACACGGCGTTTGGGCGGCAAAAATTAGCGCGGTGTGACAGTGACAGTATTACCATGGGTTGCAATGGTGACTCGTTGCCCCGGTTGGAACTGAGTCACACCTTGAGCCTGAACCACCAGGAAGGTGGTTCCGTTATCACGGCGAACTTCCAATTCAACTCCGCTACTGCGGTTCATCATGCTCTGCACTTGTTGGCCGACAACACCACCGGCAACAGCACCCGCGGCAGTACCGAGACGCCGACCTGTACCGCCACCTATCGTATTACCGAGGAAGCCACCGACAACAGCCCCACCGACAGCACCGGCGACGTTATTCCCATCACCGCCCTGAATAGTCACCGGGCGCACAGAAACCAGAGTACCGTAAGTGACGGTTTGAGCCTGTCCAGCCTGAGAGCTGCTGAACGTATCGCCCGAAAGGGTGTTATTATTTGCGCAACCACTGAGTGTGGCGACGGCGATAGCAACAACAATGAATGGTTTTATCATATAGACCCCTTTTAGCGCATAACCGGTTGAATATTGACCGGCAAATGAATCATAGCACGAGTTATTTACCAAAAGTTTGATTTATATACAAAAGATGCAATTAATTCACATTGGTCGTTTTTTAAACATTATGCTGGGCTGATCCATTTTGTAACATTAATGTTTGCCGATTTAGAGGGGAAAAAAATAACTTTAAACCCTTAAAATTAATGAAATTGATAAAAATCTTATTGTTATCTGACTT
It encodes the following:
- a CDS encoding glycine zipper 2TM domain-containing protein — protein: MIKPFIVVAIAVATLSGCANNNTLSGDTFSSSQAGQAQTVTYGTLVSVRPVTIQGGDGNNVAGAVGGAVVGGFLGNTIGGGTGRRLGTAAGAVAGGVVGQQVQSMMNRSSGVELEVRRDNGTTFLVVQAQGVTQFQPGQRVTIATHGNTVTVTPR